One Corynebacterium yudongzhengii DNA window includes the following coding sequences:
- a CDS encoding FadR/GntR family transcriptional regulator, whose protein sequence is MSRKPRAYTSVLAWLESELRAGRIRIGDKLPGERVLAEKFQISRASVREATRILDAMGLVRSSVGSGPHSGAIVISEPSEALAWALRMHVATKALPVSDVVDTRLLLRHRRR, encoded by the coding sequence ATGTCCCGAAAACCGCGCGCTTATACTTCCGTCCTCGCCTGGCTAGAGAGCGAGCTGCGCGCAGGGCGGATCCGCATCGGGGACAAACTACCCGGAGAGAGGGTGCTCGCGGAGAAGTTCCAGATTTCCCGGGCCTCCGTACGCGAGGCCACCCGCATCCTCGACGCGATGGGGCTGGTGCGATCCTCGGTGGGATCCGGGCCTCATTCCGGGGCGATCGTAATCTCGGAGCCCTCCGAGGCGCTGGCGTGGGCGTTACGGATGCACGTGGCGACCAAAGCCCTGCCTGTCAGCGACGTGGTGGATACGCGTCTGCTGTTGAGACACAGGCGGCGTTGA
- the rplT gene encoding 50S ribosomal protein L20 has translation MARVKRSVNAKKKRRAILKSAKGYRGQRSRLYRKAKEQWLHSHTYAFRDRRARKGQFRKLWIQRINAAARLNDITYNRLIHGLRLAEIDVDRKILAELAVNDFGAFSALCEAAKAALPEDVNAPKVA, from the coding sequence ATGGCACGTGTGAAGCGTTCCGTTAACGCCAAGAAGAAGCGCCGCGCGATTCTGAAGTCCGCCAAGGGCTACCGCGGTCAGCGCTCCCGCCTGTACCGCAAGGCCAAGGAGCAGTGGCTGCACTCGCACACCTACGCCTTCCGCGACCGCCGCGCTCGCAAGGGGCAGTTCCGCAAGCTGTGGATCCAGCGCATCAACGCCGCTGCCCGCCTCAACGACATCACCTACAACCGTCTGATCCACGGCCTGCGCTTGGCCGAGATCGACGTTGACCGCAAGATCCTCGCCGAGCTCGCCGTCAACGACTTCGGTGCCTTCTCCGCACTGTGCGAGGCCGCCAAGGCCGCACTGCCGGAGGACGTCAACGCTCCGAAGGTTGCCTAA
- a CDS encoding L-lactate permease, producing MVRPHRSGFPRSFFVSTYTTLPDAVGDSLALSALLGTLPLITFFVMLLVVKARAHTAGLISLAVALIIAIFAFGMPWDLAFLSASQGAVFGLFPIVWIVVLALWFYQVTVLAGRFEDMRTIFDTIGGGDLRIQAILIAFCFGGLLEALAGFGAPVAITATMILALGLKPLKTATVVLLANTAPVAFGAVAIPITTAGALTGLDPAKIGAVVGHQAPFFAIFVPFFLLLIIDGVRGLRDAWPAALAIGGSFAVAQWWCATYFSYELTDVVAALVGLAAAVILLRFWRPPGADDVRERLGVDKPAAPETLSASRVWMAVFPYVLVVGIFGIAKLWTLGVNIPALLASTDITIAWPGLDGRILNPDGTASTNTVYNFQWLSSPGTLLLISGLIVAVVYSIADAGGRFPLRVSDAIAEIGRCFYKMRYSALTIVCVLSLAYVMNFSGQTIAMGTWVADLGAAFAFLSPVLGWMGTAVTGSDTSANALFSNLQKTAALETGLNPYLMTAANTTGGVVGKMISPQSLAIAATAVNLEGKESAIFRSVVWWSFGLLLVLCTLVFLQSNVLSGMLPL from the coding sequence ATGGTCCGACCACATCGCAGCGGATTTCCGAGGAGCTTTTTCGTGTCCACTTACACCACGCTGCCCGACGCAGTGGGCGACAGCTTGGCGCTGTCCGCACTGCTCGGCACCCTGCCGTTGATAACATTTTTCGTCATGCTTCTCGTCGTCAAGGCGCGGGCCCACACCGCGGGCCTGATCTCGCTGGCGGTCGCACTGATCATCGCTATCTTCGCCTTCGGCATGCCCTGGGATCTAGCGTTTCTCTCCGCCAGCCAGGGCGCGGTCTTCGGGCTCTTCCCCATCGTCTGGATCGTCGTCCTGGCGCTCTGGTTCTACCAGGTCACCGTCTTGGCCGGCCGCTTCGAAGACATGCGCACGATCTTCGACACCATCGGCGGCGGGGACCTGCGCATCCAGGCGATTCTCATCGCGTTCTGCTTCGGTGGCCTGCTCGAGGCCCTCGCCGGCTTTGGCGCCCCCGTGGCGATCACCGCGACGATGATCCTCGCCCTCGGGTTGAAACCGCTGAAGACCGCCACCGTGGTGCTCTTGGCGAACACCGCCCCCGTCGCCTTCGGCGCCGTCGCCATCCCGATTACCACCGCCGGTGCCCTGACTGGGCTCGACCCGGCCAAGATCGGCGCCGTCGTCGGCCACCAAGCCCCCTTCTTCGCCATCTTCGTGCCGTTCTTCCTGTTGCTCATCATCGATGGCGTGCGCGGGCTTCGCGACGCCTGGCCCGCCGCCCTCGCCATCGGCGGCTCCTTCGCCGTCGCCCAGTGGTGGTGCGCGACCTACTTCTCCTACGAGCTCACTGACGTCGTGGCCGCGCTCGTCGGCCTGGCGGCGGCCGTGATCCTGCTGCGTTTCTGGCGACCGCCGGGTGCTGATGACGTGCGGGAGCGTCTCGGCGTCGACAAGCCTGCCGCGCCCGAGACCCTCAGCGCCAGCCGGGTCTGGATGGCCGTGTTCCCCTACGTTTTGGTGGTGGGTATCTTCGGCATCGCGAAGCTGTGGACGCTGGGCGTGAATATCCCAGCCCTGCTGGCCTCCACCGACATCACCATCGCCTGGCCGGGTCTCGACGGGCGCATCCTCAACCCCGATGGCACCGCCTCGACGAACACCGTCTACAACTTCCAGTGGCTGTCGTCGCCGGGCACTCTCCTGCTGATCTCCGGGCTGATTGTCGCGGTGGTCTACTCGATTGCCGACGCCGGCGGGCGCTTCCCGCTGCGCGTTTCCGACGCCATCGCTGAGATCGGCCGGTGCTTCTACAAGATGCGCTACTCCGCGCTGACCATCGTCTGCGTGCTCTCGCTGGCCTACGTGATGAACTTCTCCGGCCAGACCATCGCGATGGGCACCTGGGTCGCCGACCTCGGCGCGGCCTTCGCCTTCCTCTCCCCCGTCCTGGGCTGGATGGGCACCGCCGTGACCGGTTCGGATACCTCGGCCAACGCGTTGTTCTCCAACCTGCAGAAGACCGCCGCCTTAGAGACCGGCCTGAACCCGTATCTGATGACCGCGGCGAACACCACCGGCGGTGTCGTGGGCAAGATGATCTCGCCGCAGTCCCTAGCCATCGCCGCCACCGCGGTCAACCTCGAGGGCAAGGAATCCGCCATCTTCCGCTCGGTGGTCTGGTGGTCCTTCGGCCTGCTCCTCGTGCTGTGCACCCTGGTGTTCCTGCAGTCCAACGTGCTCTCCGGGATGCTGCCGTTGTAG
- the rpmI gene encoding 50S ribosomal protein L35 translates to MKQKTHKGAAKRIKTTGKGKLRRDQAGKRHLMESMSSKRRRHLKGSTDVAKADTKRMKRLLGKA, encoded by the coding sequence ATGAAGCAGAAGACCCACAAGGGCGCCGCTAAGCGCATCAAGACCACCGGCAAGGGCAAGCTGCGCCGTGACCAGGCCGGCAAGCGCCACCTGATGGAGTCGATGTCCTCCAAGCGTCGCCGTCACCTCAAAGGCTCGACCGACGTCGCCAAGGCGGACACCAAGCGCATGAAGCGCCTTCTCGGCAAGGCCTAA
- a CDS encoding MBL fold metallo-hydrolase produces the protein MTANEELKLAHISVGDMDNNVYLLHDDTEGLLIDAADNADAIMDMAKEVGVKITNVLTTHRHEDHTRALPEILERTGARHLSSFLDSPALPSPVDVELDHGDTIDFAGHELPVFILRGHTPGGAGVAARINGVPCLFVGDSLFPGGVGKTYSEGNFIRLFKDVRDRLFEVFRDESIVYPGHGDSTTLGAERPKLDEWWERRW, from the coding sequence ATGACTGCCAATGAGGAACTGAAACTCGCCCATATCTCCGTCGGCGACATGGACAATAACGTCTATCTTTTGCACGACGACACCGAGGGGCTGCTTATCGACGCCGCCGACAACGCCGACGCCATCATGGACATGGCGAAGGAGGTCGGGGTGAAGATCACCAACGTGCTGACCACTCACCGCCACGAGGACCACACCCGCGCGCTGCCCGAGATCCTCGAGCGCACCGGTGCCCGCCACTTAAGCTCCTTTCTCGACTCACCGGCGCTGCCCAGCCCGGTCGACGTCGAGCTCGATCACGGCGACACCATCGACTTCGCAGGCCACGAGCTGCCGGTCTTCATCCTGCGCGGCCACACCCCCGGCGGTGCCGGCGTGGCGGCGCGTATCAACGGCGTGCCCTGCCTCTTCGTCGGCGACAGCCTGTTTCCCGGCGGCGTGGGCAAGACCTACTCCGAGGGCAACTTCATCCGCCTGTTCAAGGACGTCCGCGACCGCCTCTTCGAGGTCTTCCGCGACGAGTCCATCGTCTACCCCGGCCACGGGGATTCCACCACTCTCGGCGCAGAGCGCCCGAAGCTCGACGAGTGGTGGGAGCGTCGCTGGTAA
- a CDS encoding HelD family protein, translated as MGKPDSAEIRAEQAYVDGLFARLDAEVRRANERLAVVQAEVDPANPDNVDALMRRETEYHSLNSKLDRLNLAQLGLVFGRIDIETEEVENPADGDESVDRRYIGRMGLDDREDNYRTLLLDWRAPMARPFYLATTAQPEGVRTRRHIRTRGRTVTGVDDEVLSGADIGDDRGGVGSEVALHRAMNAARTGHMRSIVETIQREQDAIIRDPNRGVMVVNGGPGTGKTAVALHRVAYLLYTYRERLSSTGVLIVGPNATFLDYISRVLPELGETGVVLSTVGEMYPGISPTAEESLLSREVKGSAEMVTILTQAVRDYQVLPTRARTVRSGSIELRVDAAMVKAARTRARRSRKPHNVARRLFAEHLIDQLAHQLAERIGADPLGGDNLLSGADVDQLHDDLAEEDQVNALIDEFFPVLTPTGVLAALLSDKDAIASAAAGYDEDTHAALYRPEGTGWQASDAALLDELRELIGDAPTTVTEEEGDEARAAWRQELEDAENAIDILSSSDSTDNDDDLFEAEILSAADVIDAETLARRQEVRDQRSTAQRAREDHDWAYGHVIVDEAQELTPMEWRMVFRRSPARWMTLVGDTAQTSSPAGIESWEEALADFVGTRFRLHELTVNYRTPVEIMQVANRILAVIDPEAAPAEAIRESGREVNYLPEDTDPATLSFDEGLVKVIDASNVAEIKGLEFDHVVVVRPTEIVEASPQGWQDLYVAVTRATQSLTVIGPLPDAV; from the coding sequence ATGGGCAAGCCGGATTCCGCCGAGATCCGCGCGGAACAGGCATATGTGGACGGCCTCTTCGCCCGCCTGGACGCGGAGGTCCGGCGTGCTAACGAGCGCCTCGCCGTTGTCCAGGCCGAGGTGGACCCGGCGAACCCCGATAACGTCGATGCGCTCATGCGCCGCGAGACCGAGTATCACTCGCTGAACTCCAAGCTCGACCGCCTCAACCTCGCCCAGCTCGGCCTGGTGTTCGGCCGCATCGACATCGAGACCGAGGAGGTGGAAAATCCCGCCGACGGCGACGAGAGCGTCGATCGCCGCTACATCGGCCGCATGGGTCTCGACGACCGCGAGGACAACTACCGCACCCTGCTGCTCGACTGGCGCGCGCCCATGGCTCGTCCTTTCTACTTAGCGACGACCGCCCAGCCCGAAGGCGTGCGCACCCGCCGGCACATCCGCACCCGCGGCCGGACGGTCACGGGTGTCGACGACGAGGTCCTCTCCGGTGCCGATATCGGTGACGATCGCGGCGGCGTGGGCAGCGAGGTCGCGCTACACCGGGCCATGAATGCGGCGCGTACGGGGCATATGCGCTCGATCGTCGAGACGATCCAGCGCGAGCAAGACGCGATCATCCGCGATCCCAACCGCGGGGTCATGGTGGTCAACGGCGGGCCTGGCACCGGCAAGACGGCCGTCGCGCTGCACCGGGTGGCGTATCTGCTCTACACCTACCGCGAGCGGCTCTCGTCGACCGGCGTGCTCATCGTCGGGCCGAATGCGACGTTCCTCGACTACATTTCTCGGGTGCTCCCGGAGCTCGGCGAGACGGGCGTGGTGCTCAGCACCGTCGGCGAGATGTATCCGGGGATTAGCCCTACCGCCGAGGAATCGCTGCTCTCGCGTGAGGTCAAGGGCTCGGCCGAGATGGTCACCATCCTCACCCAGGCGGTGCGTGACTACCAGGTCCTGCCCACACGTGCGCGCACGGTGCGTTCCGGGTCGATCGAGCTGCGCGTGGATGCCGCGATGGTCAAGGCCGCGCGCACGCGGGCGCGTCGCTCGCGGAAACCGCACAACGTCGCGCGCAGGCTTTTTGCCGAGCACCTCATCGACCAGCTCGCCCACCAGCTCGCCGAACGCATCGGCGCCGATCCTTTAGGTGGTGATAACCTGCTCTCGGGCGCGGATGTGGACCAGCTCCACGACGACCTCGCCGAAGAAGACCAGGTCAACGCGTTAATCGACGAGTTCTTCCCCGTGCTCACCCCCACCGGGGTACTCGCGGCGCTGCTCAGCGACAAGGACGCGATCGCCTCGGCGGCGGCCGGCTATGACGAGGACACCCACGCCGCGCTGTACCGGCCGGAAGGCACCGGGTGGCAGGCCTCGGACGCCGCGCTTCTCGACGAGCTGCGTGAGCTCATCGGCGACGCCCCCACCACGGTGACGGAGGAGGAAGGCGACGAGGCCCGCGCCGCGTGGCGCCAGGAGCTCGAGGACGCGGAGAACGCGATCGACATCCTCTCGTCTTCCGATAGCACGGACAATGACGATGACCTCTTCGAAGCCGAGATCCTCTCGGCCGCGGACGTGATCGATGCGGAAACGCTCGCGCGCCGGCAGGAGGTGCGGGATCAGCGTTCGACCGCGCAGCGTGCCCGCGAAGACCACGACTGGGCGTACGGGCACGTGATCGTCGACGAGGCCCAGGAGCTCACGCCTATGGAGTGGCGGATGGTGTTTCGGCGCTCGCCTGCCCGGTGGATGACGCTGGTAGGCGATACCGCGCAGACCTCGTCGCCGGCGGGTATCGAGTCCTGGGAGGAGGCGTTGGCGGACTTCGTCGGCACGCGTTTCCGCCTGCACGAGCTCACGGTGAACTACCGCACCCCCGTGGAGATCATGCAGGTGGCCAACCGGATTCTGGCCGTCATCGACCCGGAGGCCGCTCCGGCCGAGGCCATCCGCGAATCCGGCCGCGAGGTGAACTACCTGCCAGAGGACACGGACCCGGCTACGCTCAGCTTCGATGAGGGCCTGGTCAAGGTGATCGACGCTAGCAACGTAGCCGAGATCAAGGGCCTGGAGTTCGACCACGTGGTGGTGGTGCGTCCCACAGAGATCGTCGAAGCCTCCCCGCAGGGCTGGCAGGACCTCTACGTGGCGGTCACCCGCGCCACGCAGAGCCTGACGGTGATCGGGCCGCTGCCCGATGCGGTGTAG
- the infC gene encoding translation initiation factor IF-3 codes for MSSEARINERIRIPEVRLIGPSGEQVGVVRTDDARKVAYEADLDLVEVAPNAKPPVAKIMDYGKYKYEQAQKARESRKNQQQTVVKEQKFRPKIDEHDYETKKGNVVRFLEKGNKVKVTIMFRGREQSRPELGFRILDRLAEEVADVGTVQSRPKQDGRNMTMVLGPVRKGKK; via the coding sequence ATCAGCTCTGAAGCTCGCATCAATGAGCGCATCCGCATTCCGGAGGTCCGTCTGATCGGCCCGTCCGGCGAGCAGGTTGGTGTCGTGCGCACCGACGATGCCCGCAAGGTCGCCTACGAGGCTGACCTCGACCTAGTCGAGGTGGCCCCGAACGCGAAACCGCCGGTCGCCAAGATCATGGACTACGGCAAGTACAAGTATGAGCAGGCCCAGAAGGCCCGCGAATCCCGTAAGAACCAGCAGCAGACTGTGGTCAAGGAACAGAAGTTCCGCCCCAAGATTGATGAGCATGACTACGAGACCAAGAAGGGTAACGTGGTCCGCTTTCTCGAGAAGGGCAACAAGGTCAAGGTCACCATCATGTTCCGTGGTCGTGAGCAGTCTCGTCCGGAGCTCGGTTTCCGGATCCTCGACCGCCTGGCGGAAGAGGTTGCTGACGTCGGCACCGTGCAGAGCCGCCCGAAGCAGGACGGCCGTAACATGACCATGGTTCTGGGACCTGTCCGCAAGGGTAAGAAGTAG
- the uvrA gene encoding excinuclease ABC subunit UvrA, producing MADRITVQGAREHNLKDVDVELPRDKMVVFTGLSGSGKSSLAFDTIFAEGQRRYVESLSSYARMFLGQMDKPDVDYIDGLSPAVSIDQKSTNRNPRSTVGTITEIYDYLRLLFARAGTPHCPVCDEAIERQTPQQIVDQVLEAEERTKFQVLAPVVRTRKGEFVDLFSDLASQGFNRVRIDGEMHQLSDPPKLKKQIKHDIDVVIDRLTVKASQKQRLTDSVEQALKLADGLVVIDWVEREEDDPERSRIFSEKMACPNGHEIDLDEYEPRAFSFNSPYGACPACEGIGTRNEVDIDLVIPDPDAPANACVQPWTSSPNKKYFEKLIDGLASEMGFDPTTPFSELSAKQRKAIVNGIDIQVSVRYKNRFGRMRNWSAPFEGVRGWMSRKLEQADSEHQKERFLAYTRQVACPTCNGTRLKPEILAVRVADRSGRELSIAGLTELSIEDSSAYLAELELDHREKMIAEPVLREVQARLQFLIDVGLTYLTLDRAAGTLSGGEAQRIRLATQIGAGLAGVLYVLDEPSIGLHQRDNQRLIATLKKLRDLGNTLVVVEHDEETIRESDWLVDVGPFAGEYGGEIIYQGEPAGIENVENSLTGDYLSGRKVLGVPQSRRAVDKQRQLKIVGARENNLNNVDVSIPLGLLVCVTGVSGSGKSTLINEILAKNLANMLNRARQVPGRAKRVEGAEHLDKLIQIDQSPIGRTPRSNPATYTGVFDKIRNLFAETQDAKVRGYSAGRFSFNVKGGRCEACHGDGTLKIEMNFLPDVYVPCEVCGGARYNRETLEVKYKGKNISEVLEMPISEAAEFFEPIGSIHRYLNTLVEVGLGYVRLGQSATTLSGGEAQRVKLASELQKRSKGRTIYILDEPTTGLHFEDVRKLMLVVQSLVGKGNTVLIIEHNLDVIKSADWIIDMGPEGGSGGGRVVAEGTPEDVAQVEASHTGRFLRELL from the coding sequence GTGGCTGATCGCATCACAGTGCAGGGAGCGCGCGAGCACAACCTCAAGGATGTCGACGTCGAACTGCCACGCGACAAAATGGTCGTGTTCACCGGGTTGTCCGGATCCGGAAAGTCTTCGCTGGCGTTCGACACCATCTTCGCGGAGGGCCAGCGCCGCTATGTCGAATCCTTAAGCTCATATGCCCGCATGTTCTTAGGGCAGATGGATAAGCCCGATGTGGACTACATCGACGGGCTGTCGCCGGCGGTGTCCATCGACCAGAAGTCGACGAACCGCAACCCGCGCTCGACGGTGGGCACCATCACCGAGATCTATGACTACCTGCGTCTGCTCTTCGCGCGCGCGGGCACGCCGCACTGCCCGGTGTGCGACGAAGCCATTGAGCGCCAGACCCCGCAGCAGATCGTCGACCAGGTGCTAGAGGCCGAGGAGCGCACCAAATTCCAGGTGCTCGCGCCGGTGGTGCGCACCCGCAAGGGCGAGTTCGTCGACCTGTTCAGCGACCTCGCCTCGCAGGGCTTCAACCGCGTGCGGATCGACGGCGAGATGCACCAGCTCTCCGACCCGCCGAAGCTGAAGAAGCAGATCAAGCACGACATCGACGTCGTCATCGACCGGCTGACGGTGAAAGCCTCCCAGAAGCAGCGCCTCACCGACTCCGTCGAGCAGGCCCTCAAGCTTGCCGACGGCCTCGTGGTCATCGACTGGGTCGAACGCGAGGAGGACGACCCGGAGCGCAGCCGCATCTTCTCCGAGAAGATGGCGTGCCCGAACGGCCACGAGATCGACCTCGACGAGTACGAGCCGCGCGCCTTCTCCTTCAACTCGCCTTATGGCGCCTGCCCGGCGTGCGAGGGCATCGGCACCCGCAACGAGGTGGACATCGACCTGGTGATCCCGGACCCGGACGCCCCGGCGAACGCGTGCGTGCAGCCGTGGACCTCCTCGCCGAACAAGAAGTACTTCGAGAAGCTTATCGACGGCCTCGCCAGCGAAATGGGCTTCGACCCCACGACGCCGTTCTCGGAGCTGAGCGCCAAGCAGCGCAAGGCGATCGTCAACGGCATCGACATCCAGGTCTCGGTGCGCTACAAGAATCGCTTCGGGCGGATGCGCAACTGGTCCGCGCCCTTCGAGGGCGTGCGCGGCTGGATGAGCCGGAAGCTCGAGCAGGCCGACTCGGAGCACCAGAAGGAACGCTTCCTCGCTTATACTCGCCAGGTCGCGTGCCCGACGTGTAACGGCACCCGCCTCAAGCCGGAAATCCTTGCGGTGCGGGTCGCTGATCGCAGCGGCCGGGAACTCTCGATCGCCGGGCTCACCGAGCTGTCCATCGAGGACTCCTCGGCGTACCTGGCCGAGCTCGAGCTCGATCACCGCGAGAAGATGATCGCCGAGCCCGTGCTGCGGGAGGTCCAGGCCCGGCTGCAGTTTCTTATCGACGTCGGCCTGACCTACCTCACCCTCGACCGCGCCGCCGGCACGCTCTCCGGTGGCGAGGCGCAGCGTATCCGGCTCGCCACGCAGATCGGCGCCGGGCTCGCCGGCGTGCTCTATGTGCTCGACGAGCCCTCGATCGGCTTGCACCAGCGCGACAACCAACGCCTCATTGCCACGCTGAAGAAGCTGCGCGACCTTGGCAACACGCTCGTTGTCGTCGAGCACGACGAGGAGACCATCCGCGAGTCCGACTGGCTTGTCGATGTCGGCCCCTTCGCCGGCGAATACGGCGGCGAGATCATCTACCAGGGTGAGCCCGCCGGCATCGAAAACGTAGAGAACTCGTTGACCGGTGACTACCTCTCCGGCCGCAAGGTGCTGGGGGTGCCACAGTCGCGGCGGGCCGTCGATAAGCAACGCCAGCTCAAGATTGTCGGCGCCCGCGAGAACAACCTCAACAACGTGGATGTCTCCATCCCGCTGGGGCTGTTGGTGTGCGTGACGGGTGTCTCGGGCTCGGGCAAGTCGACGCTCATCAACGAGATCCTGGCGAAGAACCTGGCCAACATGCTCAACCGGGCCCGCCAGGTGCCGGGCCGGGCCAAGCGCGTCGAGGGCGCCGAGCACCTGGATAAGCTCATCCAGATCGACCAGTCGCCGATCGGGCGCACGCCTAGGTCGAACCCGGCGACGTATACGGGGGTGTTCGATAAGATCCGCAACCTTTTCGCCGAGACCCAGGACGCGAAGGTGCGTGGTTACAGCGCGGGCCGGTTCTCCTTCAACGTCAAGGGCGGGCGCTGCGAGGCGTGCCACGGCGACGGCACCCTGAAGATCGAGATGAACTTTTTGCCCGATGTCTACGTCCCGTGTGAGGTCTGTGGGGGAGCGCGCTATAACCGCGAGACCCTCGAAGTGAAGTACAAGGGCAAGAACATCTCCGAGGTCCTCGAGATGCCGATCTCCGAGGCCGCCGAGTTCTTCGAGCCCATCGGATCGATCCACCGTTACCTGAACACGCTCGTCGAGGTGGGGCTCGGTTACGTGCGCCTCGGCCAGTCCGCGACGACGCTGTCCGGCGGTGAGGCGCAACGCGTGAAGCTCGCCTCGGAGCTGCAGAAGCGCTCGAAGGGCCGCACCATTTACATCCTCGACGAGCCGACCACCGGCCTGCACTTCGAGGACGTGCGCAAGCTGATGCTCGTGGTCCAGTCGCTCGTGGGCAAGGGCAACACGGTGCTCATCATCGAGCACAACCTCGATGTGATCAAGTCTGCAGACTGGATTATCGACATGGGTCCCGAAGGCGGGTCCGGTGGTGGGCGAGTGGTCGCCGAAGGCACACCGGAGGATGTCGCCCAAGTGGAGGCCTCGCATACCGGCCGCTTCCTGCGCGAGCTGCTGTAG
- a CDS encoding DoxX family protein — MIRKIARPMLASVYIVDGVDTLANTQAHVDETQSVLDKLRAALPRDYAKQAPDNPELIARILGGTKVGAGSLLAIGKFPRLSAGLLAATTVPTIVGRYAFWESDDSKEKSSKRNGFLTHVALLGGLGITSMDTQGKPGLAWRASHAAQDAQKSIQKALPTQSESESALDNASEWISSKANQAQDAAQKVYSDVSDYVDENKDDWKKQAQSAAASAGQFFDQAREQGRALADDVQKNAPKWAETARKDGRKWLDQIQDDSKLAKKGLVKKARKAQKRAQDAAQKAEKKHGRGGNRAANKALKLQNEADKVIRRAIKKFED; from the coding sequence ATGATCCGTAAGATCGCCCGCCCGATGCTCGCGTCCGTCTACATCGTGGACGGCGTCGATACCCTGGCGAACACCCAGGCCCACGTCGATGAGACGCAGTCGGTGCTCGACAAGCTGCGTGCTGCCCTGCCGCGCGACTACGCCAAGCAGGCCCCCGACAACCCCGAGCTGATCGCCCGCATCCTCGGCGGCACCAAGGTCGGCGCTGGCTCCCTGCTGGCCATCGGCAAGTTCCCGCGCCTATCCGCCGGTCTGCTCGCGGCCACCACCGTGCCCACCATCGTGGGCCGCTACGCCTTCTGGGAGTCCGATGACTCCAAGGAGAAGTCCTCCAAGCGCAATGGCTTCCTCACCCACGTCGCCCTGCTCGGCGGCCTGGGCATTACTTCCATGGACACCCAGGGCAAGCCGGGCCTGGCGTGGCGCGCCTCCCACGCGGCGCAGGATGCCCAGAAGTCCATCCAGAAGGCGCTGCCCACCCAGTCCGAGTCCGAGAGCGCCTTGGACAACGCCAGCGAGTGGATCTCGTCCAAGGCCAACCAGGCCCAGGACGCCGCGCAGAAGGTCTACAGCGACGTCAGCGACTACGTCGATGAGAACAAGGACGACTGGAAGAAGCAGGCCCAGTCCGCCGCCGCCAGCGCCGGCCAGTTCTTCGACCAGGCTCGCGAGCAGGGCCGCGCCCTGGCCGACGACGTGCAGAAGAACGCCCCGAAGTGGGCCGAGACCGCCCGCAAGGACGGCCGCAAGTGGCTCGACCAGATCCAGGACGACTCGAAGCTCGCCAAGAAGGGCCTGGTGAAGAAGGCCCGCAAGGCGCAGAAGCGCGCCCAGGACGCCGCGCAGAAGGCGGAGAAGAAGCACGGCCGCGGTGGCAACCGTGCCGCCAACAAGGCCCTGAAGCTGCAGAACGAGGCCGACAAGGTCATCCGCCGCGCCATCAAGAAGTTCGAAGACTAA
- a CDS encoding FadR/GntR family transcriptional regulator, whose amino-acid sequence MGVTDARGDQSPACQRRGGYASAVETQAALTAADKTRCPDTAERMEVLARARELLEQMDDPELPADDFHALDAQFHILLSSLSGNVVLETMMTSIREATIGYVQETVAKLHIWSDVSRTLQAHHWKILEAVQRRDGERACQLLREHITWSSGLGARGAR is encoded by the coding sequence GTGGGCGTTACGGATGCACGTGGCGACCAAAGCCCTGCCTGTCAGCGACGTGGTGGATACGCGTCTGCTGTTGAGACACAGGCGGCGTTGACGGCTGCCGATAAAACGCGGTGTCCTGATACCGCCGAGCGGATGGAGGTACTCGCGCGGGCACGCGAGCTTTTAGAGCAGATGGACGATCCTGAGCTGCCCGCCGACGACTTCCACGCACTCGATGCGCAGTTCCACATCCTGCTTTCCTCGCTCTCCGGCAACGTGGTGCTGGAGACGATGATGACCTCCATCCGCGAAGCCACCATCGGCTACGTCCAGGAGACAGTGGCGAAACTCCACATCTGGTCCGATGTGAGCCGCACGCTGCAGGCCCATCACTGGAAGATCTTGGAGGCAGTTCAGCGTCGCGACGGCGAGCGAGCGTGCCAGCTACTGCGCGAACACATCACGTGGTCTTCGGGGCTGGGCGCACGCGGAGCGCGCTAA
- a CDS encoding universal stress protein has product MSDYARIVVGTDGSKSSMLAVERAARLAAAFDARLIIGCAYYENKEEANKALRQDSVTILGDENAQKNLEAGADHARSFGVENIELAVRSGTPVQALMSIVNDNNADLLVVGNRGINSLTGRLLGSVPADVARQSDCDVMIVHTVK; this is encoded by the coding sequence ATGAGTGATTACGCCAGGATCGTCGTGGGCACCGACGGATCGAAGTCGTCCATGCTCGCCGTCGAGCGCGCCGCCCGCCTCGCCGCGGCCTTCGACGCCCGGCTGATCATCGGTTGCGCCTACTACGAGAACAAGGAAGAGGCGAACAAGGCGCTGCGCCAGGACTCCGTGACCATCCTCGGCGATGAGAACGCCCAGAAGAACCTCGAGGCCGGCGCCGATCACGCGCGCAGCTTCGGCGTCGAGAACATCGAGCTGGCCGTGCGCTCCGGCACCCCGGTCCAAGCGCTCATGTCGATCGTCAACGACAACAACGCGGACCTTTTGGTGGTGGGCAACCGCGGGATTAACTCCCTGACCGGCCGCCTGCTCGGTTCCGTGCCCGCGGACGTCGCGCGTCAGTCCGACTGCGACGTCATGATCGTGCACACGGTCAAATAA